The following proteins are co-located in the Brevibacillus laterosporus DSM 25 genome:
- the minD gene encoding septum site-determining protein MinD: MGIAIVVTSGKGGVGKTTSSANIGTALALNGQKVCMVDTDIGLRNLDVVMGLENRIIYDLIDVAEGSCRLQQALIKDKRFETLSLLPAAQTKDKSAITTDQMEDIVTQLKRDFDYVIIDCPAGIEQGFRNAVAGADQAIVVTTPEKAAVRDADRIIGLLERENVGMPKLVINRVRSHMVKNGDMLDVEDILDLLAIDLLGVIPDDEYIIKSANAGEPAVMNHESRASLAYRNVARRLLGESVPLLPLQDKPGVFHKFRKFFGLK, translated from the coding sequence GTGGGTATTGCAATAGTTGTTACTTCAGGGAAAGGTGGAGTGGGTAAAACCACCTCATCTGCTAATATAGGAACCGCATTGGCTCTCAATGGCCAGAAGGTGTGTATGGTAGATACAGATATTGGCTTGCGCAATCTGGATGTAGTCATGGGACTGGAGAATCGTATCATTTACGACCTGATTGATGTAGCGGAAGGTAGTTGTCGCTTGCAACAGGCTTTAATTAAAGATAAGCGCTTTGAGACGTTGTCGCTATTACCAGCAGCACAGACCAAGGATAAATCGGCGATTACAACAGACCAGATGGAAGATATCGTCACTCAATTGAAGCGTGATTTTGACTATGTCATTATTGATTGTCCAGCAGGTATTGAACAAGGTTTCCGCAACGCCGTAGCGGGAGCTGATCAGGCTATTGTTGTGACAACTCCGGAAAAGGCAGCGGTGCGTGACGCAGATCGCATCATAGGTCTGCTCGAACGTGAAAATGTAGGAATGCCTAAATTAGTAATAAATCGGGTACGGTCTCATATGGTTAAAAATGGTGATATGCTAGATGTGGAAGACATTCTGGATTTGCTTGCCATTGATTTACTAGGTGTGATTCCTGATGATGAATATATCATTAAATCTGCAAATGCAGGTGAGCCGGCAGTTATGAATCATGAATCTCGCGCTTCCTTAGCTTATCGAAATGTAGCAAGGCGTTTGTTAGGGGAATCAGTTCCCTTACTTCCACTTCAGGATAAACCAGGAGTTTTTCATAAGTTCCGTAAGTTTTTTGGCTTAAAATAA
- the rodA gene encoding rod shape-determining protein RodA, protein MDFEKRYIKQLDWLILLILLGLGLFSYLGISGSAPGVATANRQLMWYGIGFGVLFCTLIIDYRVFRQLSYIVYAGGLVLLFGVFFTKAINNATSWYNLGVVLFQPSEPMKIFTIIATAHYMSKREEKLGKPYYLYEWWPVFLIIGVPLLMIFKQPDLGTALVFCSILATMLIVGGIRVRHMISFSGIAAFAVGLVSYVYIYHKEDIFFKLIKPYQWARIESWLNPYHDPVGQGFQLLQSLIAIGSGQLTGKGLHTATQASLLWVPVGESDFIFTVIAERLGFIGAGIMMILFFVLVYRMIRIAMECNDPFGAYVVSGVVGMLTFQIFENIGMTIQLMPITGLPLPFISYGGSSLLTNFLTIGVVLNIGMRKQKLSFD, encoded by the coding sequence ATGGATTTTGAAAAACGATATATAAAACAGTTGGATTGGTTGATTCTGTTAATCCTCCTAGGTCTCGGCTTGTTTAGTTATCTCGGTATTAGTGGCTCTGCCCCAGGAGTGGCGACAGCAAATCGGCAGCTTATGTGGTATGGTATTGGTTTTGGCGTATTGTTTTGTACACTGATTATCGACTATCGTGTGTTTCGGCAACTATCATATATCGTGTACGCTGGAGGGTTAGTTTTACTTTTCGGTGTATTTTTTACGAAGGCGATTAACAATGCTACTAGTTGGTATAATCTGGGTGTCGTTCTGTTTCAACCATCTGAACCAATGAAAATTTTTACGATAATAGCTACAGCACATTATATGTCCAAGCGTGAAGAAAAATTAGGTAAGCCGTATTATCTCTATGAATGGTGGCCTGTGTTTTTGATCATAGGGGTACCGCTTCTCATGATTTTTAAACAACCAGACCTGGGGACAGCTTTAGTCTTTTGTTCCATACTAGCAACTATGTTGATCGTCGGTGGTATTCGTGTACGGCACATGATTAGCTTTAGTGGGATTGCTGCTTTTGCAGTAGGATTGGTTTCCTATGTTTATATTTATCATAAAGAAGATATCTTTTTTAAATTGATTAAACCTTACCAATGGGCTCGTATTGAATCTTGGTTAAACCCATATCATGATCCAGTAGGGCAAGGATTTCAGCTTTTACAATCCCTTATTGCTATTGGCTCTGGACAGTTAACGGGCAAAGGCTTACACACAGCTACACAGGCTAGCTTGTTGTGGGTACCAGTTGGTGAGAGTGATTTCATTTTTACTGTCATTGCAGAACGTCTGGGTTTTATTGGTGCAGGAATTATGATGATCTTGTTTTTCGTATTGGTTTATCGAATGATTCGGATTGCTATGGAGTGTAATGATCCATTTGGTGCTTATGTGGTATCAGGTGTGGTTGGAATGCTCACGTTTCAAATCTTTGAAAATATTGGAATGACCATTCAGTTAATGCCAATTACTGGTTTGCCTTTACCATTTATTAGTTATGGTGGAAGTTCTCTTCTAACCAACTTCTTAACAATAGGTGTAGTGCTGAATATTGGGATGAGGAAGCAGAAACTTAGTTTCGATTAA